Genomic segment of Spirosoma oryzicola:
ATTTGCGCCAATACTCGCGCCTTTGCCAACGTGCGTTTTCAGGTATTGCCCCCGTCGGTTGATAGCGCTGCGGGGGTTATTTACGTTGGTAAATACCATGGACGGTCCAAGAAATACATCGTCGTCGCAGGTAACTCCCGTGTATATGGATACGTTATTCTGAACCTTCACATTCCGGCCAAGCACTACCTGCGGTGAAATCACGACATTCTGTCCAATGTTACAATCTGCACCAATGATACAACCGGACATAATGTGGCAGAAGTGCCATACTTTGGTGCCTTCGCCAAGCTGACAACCCTCATCAACAACAGCCGTTGGATGGATCAATACAGCATTTACAGGCTCAGTTGAAGTAGGTAGTGACTGACTCAGTAATGTATTGGATTTGTTCATTCG
This window contains:
- a CDS encoding acyltransferase, with product MNKSNTLLSQSLPTSTEPVNAVLIHPTAVVDEGCQLGEGTKVWHFCHIMSGCIIGADCNIGQNVVISPQVVLGRNVKVQNNVSIYTGVTCDDDVFLGPSMVFTNVNNPRSAINRRGQYLKTHVGKGASIGANATIVCGHTIGEYAFVGAGAVVTKDVPPYALVVGNPARQVGWVSEYGHRLTFDPDGRATCPESAISYALTNGLVHPI